A window of the Streptomyces sp. Ag109_O5-10 genome harbors these coding sequences:
- the pknB gene encoding Stk1 family PASTA domain-containing Ser/Thr kinase has product MEEPRRLGGRYELGHVLGRGGMAEVYLAHDTRLGRTVAVKTLRADLARDPSFQARFRREAQSAASLNHPAIVAVYDTGEDYIDGVSIPYIVMEYVDGSTLRELLHSGRKLLPERAMEMTIGILQGLEYAHRSGIVHRDIKPANVMLTRNGQVKVMDFGIARAMGDAGMTMTQTAAVIGTAQYLSPEQAKGEQVDARSDLYSTGCLLYELLTVRPPFVGDSPVAVAYQHVREEPQPPSVFDPEITPEMDAIVLKALVKDPNYRYQSADEMRADIEACLDGQPVAATAAMGSVGYGGYPDDMPTTAMRSDAGATTMLPPMNPDDGGYGYDERPDRRRQQKKKNNTSTILLVVAGILVLVGSILIGKWVVSGGGADKPFAAPDFVGHTYADAQRMADNSGLKLGTPTRRTCNNAPKGSVCSQDPTAGSDVNKGDKINLVVSTGAPKVVVPSVVGQNIDDAKSKLEGDSYKFVVKTKQQTSGEDPGTVLDQNPRLGAEVQKGSTITLTVAKAPDKVTIPSDITGKSCDDAKNELQSLGLVPTCADTPVTDPTQDGKVVSTNPAVGQQVQKNTPVTINVGKTQQQTAVPSVFGQTVKQARQTLQGAGFTQVQINGDSSDNAIVISQDPQANTPEGDPGSTTVTLTTQGTGNNGGNNGGTNFFGGTFG; this is encoded by the coding sequence ATGGAAGAGCCGCGTCGCCTCGGCGGCCGGTACGAGCTGGGCCACGTGCTCGGCCGTGGTGGCATGGCGGAGGTCTACCTCGCCCATGACACGCGGCTCGGCCGCACGGTGGCGGTGAAGACGCTGCGCGCGGACCTCGCGCGCGACCCGTCCTTCCAGGCCCGGTTCCGCCGGGAGGCCCAGTCGGCCGCCTCGCTCAACCATCCCGCGATCGTCGCGGTCTACGACACGGGCGAGGACTACATCGACGGGGTCTCGATCCCGTACATCGTCATGGAGTACGTGGACGGCTCGACGCTGCGGGAGCTCCTGCACTCCGGCCGCAAGCTGCTGCCCGAGCGCGCCATGGAGATGACCATCGGCATCCTCCAGGGCCTGGAGTACGCGCACCGCAGCGGCATCGTCCACCGTGACATCAAGCCGGCGAACGTCATGCTGACGCGCAACGGCCAGGTCAAGGTCATGGACTTCGGCATCGCCCGCGCCATGGGCGACGCCGGCATGACCATGACCCAGACGGCGGCCGTCATCGGCACCGCCCAGTACCTCTCGCCGGAGCAGGCCAAGGGCGAGCAGGTCGACGCCCGCTCGGACCTCTACTCGACGGGTTGCCTCCTCTACGAGCTGCTGACGGTACGCCCGCCCTTCGTGGGCGACAGCCCCGTCGCGGTCGCCTACCAGCACGTCCGCGAGGAGCCGCAGCCCCCGTCGGTCTTCGACCCCGAGATCACGCCCGAGATGGACGCCATCGTCCTGAAGGCCCTGGTCAAGGACCCGAACTACCGGTACCAGTCGGCCGACGAGATGCGCGCCGACATCGAGGCGTGCCTGGACGGCCAGCCGGTCGCGGCCACCGCGGCCATGGGCTCCGTCGGCTACGGCGGCTACCCGGACGACATGCCGACCACGGCCATGCGCTCCGACGCCGGCGCCACCACCATGCTCCCCCCGATGAACCCGGACGACGGCGGCTACGGCTACGACGAACGCCCGGACCGCCGCCGCCAGCAGAAGAAGAAGAACAACACGTCCACGATCCTGCTCGTGGTCGCGGGCATCCTGGTGCTGGTCGGTTCGATCCTGATCGGGAAATGGGTGGTCAGCGGGGGCGGCGCGGACAAACCCTTCGCGGCCCCGGACTTCGTCGGCCACACCTACGCGGACGCGCAGAGGATGGCCGACAACTCGGGCCTGAAGCTGGGCACGCCGACCCGGAGGACCTGCAACAACGCTCCCAAGGGAAGCGTCTGCTCCCAGGACCCGACAGCGGGTTCGGACGTCAACAAGGGCGACAAGATCAACCTGGTGGTGTCGACGGGCGCGCCCAAGGTGGTCGTACCGAGCGTCGTCGGCCAGAACATCGACGACGCCAAGTCGAAGCTTGAGGGCGACAGCTACAAGTTCGTCGTCAAGACGAAGCAGCAGACTTCCGGTGAGGACCCGGGCACAGTCCTGGACCAGAACCCACGCCTCGGGGCGGAGGTGCAGAAGGGCTCCACCATCACCCTGACGGTCGCCAAGGCCCCGGACAAGGTCACCATCCCCTCTGACATCACCGGCAAGTCCTGCGACGACGCGAAGAACGAGCTGCAGTCCCTGGGCCTGGTCCCGACCTGCGCCGACACACCCGTCACCGACCCCACCCAGGACGGCAAGGTCGTCTCGACCAACCCGGCGGTCGGCCAGCAGGTCCAGAAGAACACTCCGGTGACGATCAACGTCGGCAAGACCCAGCAGCAGACGGCCGTGCCGAGCGTGTTCGGCCAGACCGTGAAGCAGGCCAGGCAGACCCTGCAGGGGGCCGGCTTCACCCAGGTCCAGATCAACGGCGACTCCAGCGACAACGCGATCGTCATCAGCCAGGACCCGCAGGCCAACACCCCCGAAGGCGACCCCGGCAGCACGACAGTCACCCTGACCACGCAGGGCACCGGCAACAACGGTGGCAACAACGGCGGTACCAACTTCTTCGGCGGT